Proteins encoded together in one Musa acuminata AAA Group cultivar baxijiao chromosome BXJ3-6, Cavendish_Baxijiao_AAA, whole genome shotgun sequence window:
- the LOC135641839 gene encoding uncharacterized protein LOC135641839 translates to MHLSEHEGIEGNTFVVTGGLGFVGAALCLELVRRGAAEVRSLDPRPASSWSIQLRKARVECIQGDVSRKKDVEKALRGADCVFHLASYGMSGKEMLQAGRTDEVNINGTCNMLDVCHEFGIKRLVYVSTYNVVFGGKEIVNGNESLPYFPIDEHVDPYGRSKSIAEQLVLKSNGRPSKKKDGCLYTCAVRPAAIYGPGEERHFPRIISLAKLGLALFKVGSPSVKTDWVYVENLVLALILASMGLLDDIPGREGHPVAAGQPYFISDGSPINTFEFIMKPLFQSLDYGWPRLTLGVHPALLMARIFWVIYTLLYPWLNRRWLPQPLLLPAEVYKIGVTHYFSIVKARQELGYVPIVSPQEGLNATISYWMERKRKELDGPTIFTWLFSILGMTILFCAAYVPPVGPFAWTRAIGLFFFRSVWTLRLVFNVSAALHVSESIYAWYLSRRIDPANSKGWFWQTLALGIFSLRFLLKRVKLR, encoded by the exons atgcatCTTAGCGAGCACGAGGGCATCGAGGGGAACACCTTCGTGGTGACGGGAGGGTTAGGGTTCGTAGGTGCGGCCCTCTGCCTGGAGCTCGTCCGCCGCGGCGCCGCCGAGGTCCGGTCCCTCGACCCCCGCCCCGCCTCCTCCTGGTCCATCCAGCTGCGCAAGGCCCGTGTCGAGTGCATCCAAG GGGACGTGAGTCGGAAGAAAGATGTTGAAAAAGCTTTACGAGGTGCAGATTGTGTTTTTCATCTTGCTTCATATGGAATGTCAGGGAAGGAAATGCTCCAAGCTGGGCGTACTGATGAAGTTAATATAAATGGAACCTGCAACATGTTGGATGTCTGCCATGAGTTTGGTATCAAAAGGCTAGTTTATGTGAGTACATATAATGTTGTCTTTGGAGGAAAGGAGATTGTAAATGGGAATGAATCATTACCGTATTTTCCTATTGATGAACATGTTGATCCATATGGCCGGAGTAAATCTATTGCAGAACAGCTGGTTCTTAAAAGTAATGGTCGTCCATCCAA gAAAAAAGATGGTTGCCTTTATACTTGTGCAGTTCGTCCTGCTGCTATTTATGGACCCGGTGAGGAAAGGCACTTTCCAAGAATTATTTCCCTTGCAAAGCTGGGTTTGGCGTTATTCAAAGTGGGCAGTCCAAGTGTAAAAACAGACTGGGTCTATGTGGAAAATCTTGTTCTTGCTCTGATATTGGCAAGCATGGGACTTTTAGATGACATTCCTGGTAGAGAAGGACATCCTGTGGCGGCTGGGCAACCATATTTTATTTCTGACG GCTCACCAATCAACACTTTTGAGTTTATAATGAAGCCTTTGTTTCAGAGTTTAGATTATGGCTGGCCAAGACTGACGTTAGGTGTCCATCCTGCACTGTTGATGGCACGGATTTTTTGGGTCATTTATACACTTTTATATCCATGGCTCAATCGTAGATGGCTTCCACAACCTCTGCTTCTTCCAGCCGAAGTTTACAAG ATTGGTGTGACACACTACTTCTCCATTGTGAAAGCTAGGCAAGAGCTAGGCTATGTACCAATTGTGAGCCCTCAGGAGGGCTTGAACGCCACAATCTCATATTGGATGGAGAGGAAGAGAAAAGAGCTGGATGGCCCGACGATATTTACCTGGCTCTTCTCGATCCTGGGGATGACTATATTGTTTTGTGCAGCTTACGTGCCTCCTGTGGGACCTTTTGCTTGGACAAGGGCAATTGGTCTTTTCTTCTTCCGGTCAGTCTGGACCCTGAGACTCGTCTTCAATGTGTCAGCAGCTTTGCATGTCAGTGAAAGCATCTACGCCTGGTACCTCTCGAGAAGAATCGACCCTGCAAATTCTAAGGGGTGGTTTTGGCAAACACTGGCGCTGGGCATCTTCTCACTGAGATTTCTGCTGAAGAGGGTGAAACTGAGGTAG
- the LOC135582686 gene encoding AT-rich interactive domain-containing protein 5-like, with translation MSEVGDTGGMVESSESEKEITEISEVEQMNAAEEEELTPLIDNPLVENDSGLQAEVLPEFSQELVSSEPTGGNDEIPQISEANNADPATMTRVEDAPDLVAASDANIGENSEKTEVKNEQLENGSSFMVTDKKEDISEEHQATEASVKQERGNEEYQGGVIEGSNQSSDFDSFLDGYDSGTEEQQSAFMKELDNFYKERSMEFKPPKFYGEGLNCLKLWRQVTKLGGYDKVTSCKLWRQVGESFKPPKTCTTVSWTFRIFYEKALLEYEKHKIRTGELQVPTSSLAEPIISEHQASGNQSSVSGRARRDAAARAMQGWHSQRLLGNGEVGDPIIKDKSSFQLTKRDKHLKSIGGLKRKKPSGLDRAVKFARTKVIKSQDDSMVFDVGTPADWVKINVRQTKDCFEVYALVPGLLREEVHVQSDPAGRLVISGEPEQPDNPWGVTPFKKVITLPSRIDPHQTSAVVTLHGQLFVRVPFEHSDI, from the exons ATGAGTGAGGTCGGGGACACCGGTGGGATGGTGGAAAGCAGTGAATCGGAGAAGGAAATCACAGAGATTTCTGAAGTTGAGCAAATGAATGCAGCTGAAGAGGAGGAACTCACACCTCTAATTGATAACCCTTTGGTCGAGAATGACTCTGGGCTGCAAGCAGAAGTTCTTCCTGAATTTTCTCAAGAGCTTGTTTCATCTGAACCGACCGGTGGAAATGATGAGATACCACAAATATCAGAAGCCAACAATGCTGATCCTGCTACAATGACTCGGGTGGAAGATGCCCCTGATCTTGTTGCTGCTTCCGATGCCAATATTGGAGAGAACTCAGAGAAGACTGAGGTGAAAAATGAACAACTTGAAAATGGGAGCTCTTTTATGGTGACAGATAAGAAGGAAGATATTTCTGAAGAACATCAAGCTACGGAGGCCTCAGTGAAGCAAGAAAGGGGGAACGAAGAGTACCAAGGCGGCGTTATAGAGGGTTCTAACCAGTCTTCTGATTTtgactctttcttggatggttatgaTTCTGGTACGGAGGAACAACAATCTGCTTTCATGAAAGAACTTGATAACTTCTACAAAGAGAGAAGCATGGAATTTAAGCCACCTAAGTTCTATGGTGAAGGGCTGAACTGCCTCAA GTTATGGAGGCAAGTGACAAAGTTGGGTGGTTATGACAAG GTGACATCATGCAAACTTTGGCGACAGGTGGGAGAATCTTTCAAACCTCCAAA GACTTGTACGACAGTGTCTTGGACATTTCGGATTTTCTATGAGAAG gcacttcttgagtatgaaaaACATAAGATTCGTACTGGAGAGCTCCAAGTACCAACTTCTTCGCTTGCAGAACCTATTATTTCTGAACATCAG GCAAGTGGAAATCAGTCATCTGTCTCAGGTAGAGCTAGAAGAGATGCTGCAGCACGTGCTATGCAGGGTTGGCACTCTCAGCGCTTGCTTGGTAATGGTGAGGTTGGAGACCCAATTATTAAG GACAAGAGCTCGTTCCAGTTGACAAAGCGTGATAAGCATCTTAAAAGCATAG GTGGATTAAAGAGGAAAAAGCCATCTGGTCTCGACCGTGCTGTCAAATTTGCACGCACTAAAGTCATTAAGTCACA AGACGACTCGATGGTTTTTGATGTTGGGACTCCTGCTGATTGGGTGAAGATCAATGTGCGGCAAACA AAGGATTGTTTTGAAGTCTATGCTTTAGTTCCTGGGCTTCTACGTGAAGAG GTGCATGTGCAATCTGATCCTGCTGGTCGATTGGTTATATCTGGCGAACCGGAGCAGCCTGATAA